TTGGTCCTGTTCTTCCTGATCGCCGAGCCCCAGCAAGCGGCTCAGCTGGTGCAGAACATCCTGGGCACGCTCCGGGAAGCCGCTGAGGCGCTCATCACCTTCGTGAAACAATTGTTCTGAGTCGCCCGGCTCCTCCACCCGGCGAGAGGTCGAAGGCATGTTCGCACCACGGGACCCCGACGAGTACCTGCTCCCCACGGAGCGTCGGGTCATCCGGGTACGCAGGCACTGGAGCTACCTGCTCTGGGATCTCCTGGAGGCGGGGGCGCTGCTCGCGGGCGCCATGATCATCTCCTACCTGCTGCCCGACAACGCGGGCATCATCCAGAACATCCTCTGGTATGCCTCACTGTTCGTGCTGCTCAGGCTGGCCTACTTCGTCATGGAGTGGTGGGTGGAGCGGATCGTCGTGACCGACAAGCGGTTCATGATCTCCTCGGGGGTCTTCGAGACCAAGGTCGCCATGATGCCGATCAGCAAGGTCACCGACCTCACGTACGAGCGGACGGTGCTCGGGCGCATGTTCGGCTTCGGCACCCTGGTGGTGGAGTCGGCGGGTCAGATCCAGGCCCTCAACCGGATCGAGTACCTGCCGAACCCCGAGGAGGTCTACGACGCCATCTCGGAGCTGACCTTCGGCGACAAGAAGGCGCAGGCGGAGCGCTTCTCGATGATCAAGGCGCAGCGGGCGGCGCGCGGCAAGAAGATGGTGCCGTAGTAGAGACTGGGCGGGTGCGAATCGACCTGCACACCCACTCGACCGAGTCCGACGGCACGGACACGCCCGCGCAGCTCGTGGCGGCGGCAGCCGCCGCGGGCCTCGACGCGGTCGCGCTGACCGACCACGACACAGCCGCCGGCTGGGCGGAAGCGGCCAACGCGCTGCCACCCGGCCTGCGGCTCGTGCGCGGTGCGGAGCTGTCCTGCGCGTCCGACGACGGCAGTGGGCGTCGCATCACCGTCCACCTGCTCGCCTACCTCTACGACCACACGTCGCCGGCCCTCGTCGAGGAGCAGCTGAGGCTGCGCCTGGAGCGGCGGCAGCGGCTGCGCGTGATGGCCGAGCGCATGGTCGAGGACGGCTTCCCCATCGACCCCGACGAGCTGATGGCGGCCATGCCCGCCGACGCGCCCGCCGGACGGCCCCACCTGGCGATGGCGCTGATCCGGGCCGGCGTCGTCACGTCGGTGGACGAGGCGTTCGCCCGCTACCTCACCGGCGGCCGGTACTACGTGCCGCGCACCGACACGCCCGTCGCGCGCGCCATCGAGATGATCTCCGAGGCGGGCGG
This region of Saccharothrix longispora genomic DNA includes:
- a CDS encoding PHP domain-containing protein; protein product: MRIDLHTHSTESDGTDTPAQLVAAAAAAGLDAVALTDHDTAAGWAEAANALPPGLRLVRGAELSCASDDGSGRRITVHLLAYLYDHTSPALVEEQLRLRLERRQRLRVMAERMVEDGFPIDPDELMAAMPADAPAGRPHLAMALIRAGVVTSVDEAFARYLTGGRYYVPRTDTPVARAIEMISEAGGVTVLAHPFASSRGPIVSEQVVADLAALGLGGVEVDHPDHDPATRARLRGLAGELGLLTTGSSDYHGTNKTVELGAETTSPDVLDALADRATGCKVIVG
- a CDS encoding PH domain-containing protein, producing the protein MFAPRDPDEYLLPTERRVIRVRRHWSYLLWDLLEAGALLAGAMIISYLLPDNAGIIQNILWYASLFVLLRLAYFVMEWWVERIVVTDKRFMISSGVFETKVAMMPISKVTDLTYERTVLGRMFGFGTLVVESAGQIQALNRIEYLPNPEEVYDAISELTFGDKKAQAERFSMIKAQRAARGKKMVP